The sequence atttttcatttatatttttatttaaaaatatatacccACACTAATACTCATGTTATATCGACAcgattaaaaaatcaattaactaACATTTTTAAGGTATATACTTAACACCATAAACTCTCATGTTCTTCTAATTGAAAATTGACATGTcacattaatttttactttttaatagtTAATCTGTTtaactctatttttttaaattccatCAAGTAAAAAGTCcctattagttttttttttatatgttaaattattattattgttactactattactaattattattaataaataacaatttttagGAGGGACGATAGAGTCATTCCCAAATTTGTAAAAGCAaaaaaatcaaaggaaaatttacataaatatagtactaataaaaaatatttaccatttatagtaataatattatttttatttaatcacttttaatttatttataatacaagtttaatacatattacaaagaacaatttatcatttatatataatacaagttttaatgatagttaatacatttatcacacacttaatacacttataatacaatgtgttaaatttttaccaaacaaacataatatatttcaaaaaacaattataattcatataaattgcatacataattcaattttaatacatattacaaatttaacatagtattgctataaatagtaataaataaaaagtatagcTAAAAtctgtaattatttattaaaatgtatcaatttatgtaatttttctaaaataaaactataatCAATACACTAATTGACCCATTAttcgttcttttttttttttggaaaaaaaaaaaactcaacatGCTTCTCCTATTTGTTTTATCATGAGAGTCTACTCACCCTAATCcattcttcatgtctaactttattttaaaatatattaatagtctaatttattaaaatatcactTGAAATCTTAGACCTTTTCGTAGCCAAATTAAAGACCAAGTTCTTTATGTAGCTATGTCAAAATTTGGAATGGTCTctttcaaaatatacatattaaggTGTCGTTTATAATCAAATACcacctaaaataatgttaattattattctaGGTATGCTAATCCAAATATAcaaacaattgaaaataaaggaTATTTTGGATTATCTACTCATGAAAGATATAATTCTAAgatttataatatttggattAGAATTTAAGAGTTAGATATAAGTACGTAATTATATGTAGTTAGTAAACgcaaagaacaaaaaaaaagttctaaaaaaatgtcattccaataaattttaatttttattcgtATAATTATCTAAAACTTAATATTCACTGATTTGTATCATGTAGGAGCCTATAGAGTAGTAGatgatcttctttttttttttaggagtAGATGATCTGTATGaaagatttttttcatttattttcaagattaaaaGTGAAGGTAATTCACCTATCCGACCATATAAATTAATGGTCATGACCAGTGATATatattcatgtttattttttacaataCCTTCAGTCAATCGTAAAAATTAGTTAGGTGGTctgataaattatttattgtgctattatatttaaatatatatgcatCGTTATTTTTCTTAGTGATTAAAAGATATCATATCATGTTGATTGTAGCTCTGACCATTTCAGATATTCTTTCCTCCAGATATTAATGAATTTGACGGAAAGAATAGAGCTTAATAAGCATGTCACAAGTAATATTTCACAATTTAATGAATCTTCCACTTATTTGATTGGCTAATTAAAGTATTATTATGGTTAAACTCTTCAAActtcaataaatttaatttacacACTATCATTTATCAAGCTCTAATAATTAGGAAATGTAATTTTAGTTTGATGATTAAGCCTGATCGTATCTTTTTTTGAGATTatagatataaaatattttattataaatttaacttaTATTCAACGATTTTATAAGTACTTTTTATAAGTTAGGAATAGaaactaagttttgaggaatTAGTTTAccaaataattgataaaatgaatgttgaatttcAATGATTGAATTTTGAAAGGACTTCATACATCTATATGAtcatttgttatttaattaagaattattatattgtattgataGAAATTATTCAAGGACCTTGTCTAATGTCTACCATTTTATGTACTTATATAAATGTCCTTgtctgtttttttcttctttttttttttcaattcaaggAATGAGTACTTTATTTGTTATTACAATATTAAGCCAAAATGTCAAATGATGATTTAGTCATTGGTTATTCAACAGCTAATGTTTAAATTATCCTTAATCATAGACATCCAATCAATCAATTAGTGCTTATAGGGAACAcatgtattaatatatataactaatataaaattaaaaaggcATTTTAAGTCTCTTCGATATTACAATTAGGAACATATcttattatatgattaatttatCTACGTAAATAGtgcttaaaaataaatatatttttttctttttgaaatttaaatcgAAAGTGTTTAATAAAAACACGTTATTATGCTTTAAATactcaattaaaatgatcattatcaaatatttaaaatttaatttgttaacAAATTTTAAGAATTGTTTATGTATTAGGAGAAAAgaatataatatgaattttttaggTACTGGTTACTATTGCAATTTGTCTTGTTGAACGTTTTACTCGTGTCTGGGTAGCTAAAAAACACCGTTTTCTTTACTATCTGATAGTGAATTGTGTCTGGTCCAAGAAGTATAGAAACGAAAAagggtttaaaatatttttaaagtatttaaaataatataaaattattctttatctatttatattgGCTCTAAAATCTCTTTTTATCTATCTATTGGCTTCAAATATATTCCTGTCATTCACctttgaatttaaaattgatCACTTATGTAACGGTTtaatatttaaatcatttacatttttttttttaaatacttaacGTTCAACTAttggatataatttaatttattaacataatttataaaccaatctACTACGCACTCATTACTGATTAAACTCCATccaattaataaaccaattataatatcaaaatcaccTTAAACACTattaaaacacgatgaaattacagatttctgaaaatgacattaaaaACTATTCGAGTCCGTattgaagccccaattaaattaaggttgagccgcttatttagaaggacactttcaataggattcacttttaagtttgaattcaaattaataattaagtaacatcacataattgagacgaatGAATAATTAAGCTGAACATAGTaatacttttaagtttatcgataatttttaattagacacttgaattataatatgttttgattgaggacttgaatgtatgataatctacttctatagacattttcacctcaaatttttagaaacacccattggcagtagcttttctgttgttgcaCTAGAATGGGGCGAGTTTATTGATTGTGTgtgatttaattagtaatgagtgggtagtagattgatttataaagtatattaataagttaaattatgaCAAATAGTTGAGAGccatgtattaaaaaaatatttaaatagtttaaatttaaaatcgttaaataaaTGGTCAACGAACTCAAAGGTGAATAacaagggtattttgaagccaatagattgatgaaaagggcattttggtgcCAATAAAATAGATGGAGGATAgttttgtatcattttttataCTTCAAGGATATTTCAGGTCCTTTTTCgatatagaaataatatttgattcaAAAGTAATTAGGACattatgcaaaaataaataattgcaaattatatattgataaattaaatgataaataaaagtattCTCATATGATAAAACTAATTTTGAGAAAACATAAACATGTTTAGGAGAATATCTCCCCATAAATCTCTCtaaataaaactatattttgtgattttttttttgttacgaGGATCTTCTATTTATAGATTCCAAACTTGCTCTTGAATAaccaaatataaaagaaattttttttttccataaaagtaaaagtatttatggtaatatttatcttttcttctagaaaaaaataaaaccctAACATATTGTTCTTCCcgttttaattaaattgtatcattttttctgtttatttttaaaaagaatgttttttttttgcgtttagtaacttttaaaattttagtgaatttaagatcacaagatttaAGCGAtcacatatatttttcttttaaaattacaaaatttataagtctctttttatttttaaactcgatactcaatcaaattaaaacatttaaatccAATCAGAGGGAgtaatttatcttattttatgaaTACAACTATAATATAAAGTCAGAATTGAAggagaatttaaaatttaagtgtttTATCTTTTAACATTCTTATCGTTGatacattttcaaaattatgaattcaaacttattataattattcattaatatttctagtatatttttcactaaaatCCATGCTCGCATTAGCACGGCCAATAAGAGGCaaattggaaaagaaaaaaaagagtggaatatcgaatatatatatattataaaatagaattaacaagaataactcaagaataaaaaagataGCACAGTTGTCAAAATAATTAGAGTTCATTCGGTCATAAAATAGAACGGTTTAAGATCTTCCATGGAAATATTACGACTCATTTTTatacgaaataaaataattttgagagTAAAATATTTTGTAGTAATTATTAGTCTTAGTTCACtttatcttttcaaaataataataaaatttatatacatttcATTCACTTCGAAGTTCATTTAgtgaaatttatgaatatattattgtattattctTTTAACCCACTAACTAAACATTAATCTATCAATATTAGAAAAAGTATTTAACATACGAGaggacaaatattattttatggacggtgatgaattatgaaaagATAAGAGCATTATTCCTGCTTTTTAAGCCGGCCAATATTGACGTGATGCTGTGGAACTTTATATTATACGAAaggaaaattaatatttattaattaaaaaaagtgacGTGTACTTGGTGATATTCATggcataataaaaataaaataatcactaATTAATAGATGGTTGAGATGATTGAAGTTTCgttttgaaatcaaattttgagagaaaagaacagtataaaatatgttggttaaataaaaaaaattcatagcaaATTTAATCACGTTTTTTATCCATATTATAACTGAGAAACTTTTATGgttattaactaaaaaaaataacaaatgatGTAACATGTTggattatatattattaatattaaagagTAAACGagaattatattttatagtaTCTTTATTCTTTAcgatattcatttttatatgaatataacAACTGAAACTAAAGCTGTCAAAAAGGGTCGGTTCAATCCTACCCGACTCAAGCTTCATGGGCCAATGAATCAGAAGGGCTTAGACAGGCCGATCTTCATTTGGTAGGGCCTGAAAATGTTCAACCCTGTCCAACCCTAGAAGAGAAGAGGGTTAGGGTAGCTAGcccttctttttcatttttttcttttcaaacttatcattctataacataaaaaaatgagaagattttcaaataaaatatgacaaaCAATGGTGTTGTTTCAATAACACTAATAAAAAAACTAGTGTAATTAGTTTGTTTTTCGTATACCAAATACGCGGGCGAGATAAGAGAGTGATAAACAAGATGGGAGAGAGATGATAGCGCAAAATTTGTACATATATTCTAGATAAATGAGAATCTACTTTGATATAGTGTATCTAcaacaaattaatttaattttaagtctATATTTTTTTAGCTACATGTATCTTGACgtaccaaaatttgataagattCATAATATTACAACATAGCgtgtatttaaataattagattACATACTAGTGAGATTATTGTATGTTACCATTGAATACAAAGTTTTGGCCCATGACCCGACCGACCCGACCTAGATTAAGCCTCAAGAGCTTATATGAGCCGGGCTTACAAATCTTAATTTTAAATGAGCTTGAAAATTTTTATCTCAATTCTACCTCAACAACAATTGAATTTGTACCATCCCCATGGACTAAGCTCATTTTGACAACTCTAactggaatatatatatatatagttttcattttaaattaaaaatgagatAACTATCACTATgataaaaacaacttttagcgacattaaatattgatattaataaagagtgctaaagtctttaccgacattagttaagtgtcattaaaaCCAATATCGTTAAAggttttagggacatatacaaagagtgtcaattgccactaaaaatacatataataattataaatcaattgctgttaatgatatttttgttgtaatgtatttctttaaattgaaccaaaatagaaaaaagaactGATCAGAATGGGTCCTTCAATTCCAAAAAGTGCTTCAAAGAATACGATACCAAATGGTTTGCAGCAAAAGGacttttacaaaataaataaataatagttatgATTGAATAGTAAGTATTGTTTCATATTTAAtcagatattttaaatttaaattatttttatttttgggtataGAATTGTCCTTACTAAGATTTACCTCTAatatgatactttttttttataaaaaaaaataaaaaaataaaaagtcaatttATTCCAACTCCGATATAAATACTGAATGCGgaatgaaactaaaaataaataaattgtttataGAGATTCTTAATTGTCAACTACACCCacaacttcttctttttcttacaATTTAATGCTACCCACACACCAGgcaaaacataatttttaaaaattgtcatGATCCATACCTTGTTGGAGAaaatactacttttttttttgcttcttaattttttctaaaactttTTATAATCAGAAAACTATAGTGccaaattttaagaaaactGATTAGTAATTTTGTAAGGACTCAAGAATGAATTTTCTCATGCTTAAATTTGTAACATAGTCTCTTTTTAATCATGCAAGACTATATAttatagggaaaattgtatataatagcaaactaataacctaaattaaatggaatagctagagtttgatttaattgtgctccatagcaaacattagctaaaatttgccagcgtctctctcccaaaaatctcgttcgccactctccattctcgctcgcctctctcgctttatacacagaagtgtataattctgtttctgttttgtataaagcgagagaaaattctatatacacatgcaaaaatgtatatcttcgtgttatacacttaattatacaatttacaaacattttacttcaaatattgcagaggaaaaggccaacgaattatacaattgcgaattatacaatttcagtgaaatacaattttctctagctttatacaacagaagtgtatatattgtgtttctgtttttgtataaagcgaaagaaaaacatatatcttcttgctatacacttaatattgcagcgaaataggcagtgaattatacaattgtgcattatacaattgcagtgaaataggatagcgaattatacaattgcagcgaaataggccagcgaattatacaatttaggccagcgaattatacacttgtatatgtatagcgaattatacagttttatgtttgctatggagcgcaattatgcaaagtttgctatagcatacaaatataaattttttgtttgctatatgtgaaaattgccCTATATTAGAATAGTTCAATTAATACAAAAGTCTAATTAAAAGATTTGGTGATTTTGATACTAAGATTGCTTCAAGAAAAATTAACCTCCACCACATATTAAATTCCACACCTGAATATAATGTTGTTCTTTGAAAGTGGCACAAAGTGATgctaaaaaaagaagatgaaaggaTTTTTGTACCTATCTTTAAAGTCAATCAAAACAGTTtgtcattttcaatatttatacaccttttttttttgggaaagaATTTTATGAGaatattcaaagaaaaattaaattaaatgccAATATCTAATTCTTGGGGACCAAATTAAAAGTGTATGTTTTTGGGTGGAGTATAAATTATCTCAAGAATTCTCATCATAAAAAATAGTTctactttatttatttctttgttgCGTTTTTGCCTATCTAACTAAAGTGAAGATGGAGTAGACATGCATTTGTACAATATTTTGAGTGGAGGTTGGAAAATaaagtatttaattttgaagttgaaaaaaggtttaaacaatatttgagatgatttttctaaaaaaaataaatagaatttaaGTGTATTTTCTTGTTTGGTATTAGAAGAAAACTTTTCTCCTGATTCTTTCATATTTGATTGCTCAATTTTTTTTGCtaacgaaaaaaatatttgtttctcttatgaaaatatgaaaaaaaaacaagttataCAAGTAATATTTCTCATCGATATTGTTCTCAATATCATCCACCACATGACCTTAACTTCACCTCTTATCTTCTGGCGTTACCTCTCATAGTATTTGTCTAGATTATATACACACGcatttaaaataacatttttgctTGCTTgtcaaacacaaaaaaaataaacttttaaaaaatctcaCTTATTAATTATCttaagagatatttaaaaaaaaaaaaaattcacgaAAAACATTTCACATCATATCAAACGCACCCATAGGAAACAAATTCGGAAGTGTTTGTGAGCTtatttttaataacaaaagtTGGTAATAATATGTAATTCAATACTTGGAAAATGTTTATCACCAAAATATTTGcgaatattaaaataatatgtagCCTAAACGACCCTACATTGTTGGTGGTAATTGCGGTTTTAATGTTTAATTCATTTGACACACGCTTATTACACCATCTATTAAGTATTCACTTTTACTTCGAGTCTCAACTATTAATCTAGATTCACAccaaaaaaatcacatattaaattgttctttgataCGTCATCTTTGAcaagacatatatatatatatatacatataaaataaacaatcaTTGAGACATTGACGATGTTCCAAAACCTTAAGACATCATAATATATACTTTAGCATGGTATATCCCAAAGGGTTAactaaatgtattaaaatttgatgttatgcTCTACATATAGAATTGATTGTctaccaaatattcaattattggAGCAATCAATATCAGTCTCAACATCATGCTTGGTTTTCTGTACTTTTTATACCAAATGAACAAAATCAAGCCAAAAGTAGCACTGCGAGTTAATTAGGAAATGTTTCTTTGATGTGTGGACTTATCATTAGcttcattatttcatattataaaattaaacaaaaaaatagaagtgtatattaataagtatatatatgtatatcgacTGATATTGCCATGTAGCAACAACCCAAGTACACAGCCCATGGGCCTGCAGATCGGATGCGAGCTTGCTGGGCTTGGCAtatgaaaaggagaaaaaaaatagcgAACTTTTCgttcaaattaaatgctataaatacagtgttatttaattttagtcCAGAGAAAATTGTTTGTTCAATCACTCCTCCCCCGCAAATCTCGCTCTCgctcacttctttttttttgaaaaatcaattgcACAAATACCATTGCTAATGAAATACTGGGTAGAGCCTCTCATTTTATTACAAccatttattttcatttcaatttataacaaaatagaCTAGATACACTTAAGTCCACTCAACGATAGATTAAAGAGAAACATAATAGTCTTAACGCTATCGTTTATCGTCATcttaaattacaataaaatagaTTAAATGTAGCCACTTAATGATAAATCAAAggaaaacagaaacagaataaTCTTTAACATTATCGTCTAAATCACCTTATACTAGTTCGTACACTCATTAATGTATGATAATTGATGCTTTTATATCTTTCGTGTAAGAAGCGTAAACATCATCATATTGATTTACTTCATTTGAATTGATTGTGTTCTCTTgctatgtatatatatcatttatgtttatataaaacaagaaaaattatacgtacaaatataatacatatattttcattctaTATACTTATGTTCATACAAACACAAGCTATCTctgtccaattttcttttatatttttatctttctcgctttatacaaacacaattcCAAAACAAATTATACGCTATACAACTATTTCTTTTGTAtgcaaaacaaaatatatatatttatattttattataaagcACAATTATagttataacataaaaatatattatacttgtaacataaaaatatatttgtttcatATGATGTGAGAGTTGTAATGCCTAATTTTCGAAATTAtacctatttatttttatgtatataaatatgtatcATAAGATGTAAATAATACTAGATCCAATTAAGACTTATCTAAATCTGATAATGTATCTCGTATACACACGTATTAAATCAAGTGTAATGTATATTTAAACTAATCATATCCAAGATATAATTCACATCAACTTACAAAAACATTAATCCTCTTCGGTGCTAAAGACACCTTACATCAAACCAAATAAACTTCCAAAGAactacaaacaaaaacaaaactaGTGTTTATGTTTTCCTATTCCTGTCCCTTTAACACAAGACTTCACAAAGCTCTTGAAACTACTCTTCTTATGAGATGATGCCTTATTCTTTTCCTCAATTATAACAACATTATTcacttctcttctcttcttcaaattCAGATtctcctcaacaacaacattattattattattctcgtcatcctcttttttcttcttgatcATCTCCAACTCTGCCTCCAATTGCAAACACACATTCAACACCCTGTTCTCAACATTCACTAGCCTCTCAATGAGTGTCCCCTTGTGCTCCGTCTCCGAAATCACGTCGTCTATCGGCCGGCAATGCTTCTCCATGCTTCTTGGAGAGAAATCGAGCGACGAAACTTGCCCGTCGCTCGTTAATGTCTCGCTTGATGCTGTTGATGTCTTCGGTGAATGATCACCTCCTCGAACTTCCTCCAGCTTTTTTATCTAAACACCAAACAtgaaatatttgattgtatGTTGATTTGACAGGACGAAATTTAGTGAGAGTTgattaatttacaatttatatattaataacaaATAGTAGAGCTAcgtatcaaaaaaatatatgataaatttaaaattattaaataagtgATCAATTCTGAATCAGAACATGAATAACAAAGTATTTTGGAgttaaaaatatgaatgaaaaaagatattttgGAACCTGTAAGcgaataaagaaaagaaaaactggCAAATAAGTGATCAATTCTGAATCAGAACATGAATAACAAAGTATTTTGGAGTTAAAAATACGGATGAAAAAGATATTTTGCGACCTGTAAGcgaataaagaaaagaaaatctggctaaaaaataatttcgtgtcatttttaatacttaggtaacttttttttccaATAAATTAAAGATGTATTCTAAAGCggacaaaattaattttctaccaTATCTAATGCTCCAAATATTTTAAGAGTTTCTCTAATAAATTAAAGCTATACGCTCAcagttttattataatttgagaaactaatatttatatatattggacCTATTATTGTTAGTTTATTCCTTACTTTTGCTACGACCTGATACTTTTACAtgggcataatacataaatatgccctttaacttgacttcaaattacatttatgcccttcaacattgaatgtgcacaaatagacacctgaacttgtataaagttgaacaaatagacacaaaTGTCCTatatgtcatcctacatgtcattttttgtcttacgtgatatcctacgtgtattgtgccatgtaggactcatgtgtttatttatttaaaagttagatAGTTAAAGTGTTTGTTCGTGCATCATGAAAGttgaaggtcaaagttaaaatttgaaaccaagtttagggtccaatatatgtattatggcTTTTACATGCTAGTTCCTATTTCTCtaataaattaaacatatgCGCTCacaatcttattattatttgagaaactaatatttatatatattggacttattattgttaatttattCCTTCAGATTTTTGCTACGACTTGATACTTTTACATgctaattcttatttttataataaattaaagaatatacGCTCACAgtcttattattatttgagaaactaatatttatatatattggacctattattgttgatttattcctTTAGATTTTTTCCAGGACTTGATACTTTCTACATGCTagttcttaaaatttattttgggttCATAACGAATTTTCTAGTTGAATCAAATAACAACGCAACCACGCTAAAggtaaaaaaatgaagaaaacgACTGATGcaaaaggagaaaaacaaacatacctaaaataattatagaaaaaaaaagagtaattaGAGAAGTACTCACAATATTGTCAAGTCTATCGATTCTAGAGAGTATTGGTTCTTCTACTGTTGccattataataataatatcgtTGTAATTCTTTCTCTGTGTTGATGATACTTTTATAATGTGTTTTAGGCGGTAAAGTAATACGTGGCAGAATATAAGAAGAGCAACTGCCGCTCGACACGTTGCAAAATCTTATATGTTTGATTTGATGAGCTATTATGTATCCTGTTGACACGTAGACGATTGTTTGCAGTGGATATGTTTCGATAAGATTATTAACAATTTTGTGTCATGTTCATACCGTTTCCCAAGACTACACCCCTCATACTCTCGAAGGTTCCAAATTAACGAGTACAACTTATTCTGACAGTGGCGAAGTCAGAAATTTTATCTACAAAT comes from Solanum pennellii chromosome 1, SPENNV200 and encodes:
- the LOC107026938 gene encoding uncharacterized protein LOC107026938, producing MATVEEPILSRIDRLDNIIKKLEEVRGGDHSPKTSTASSETLTSDGQVSSLDFSPRSMEKHCRPIDDVISETEHKGTLIERLVNVENRVLNVCLQLEAELEMIKKKKEDDENNNNNVVVEENLNLKKRREVNNVVIIEEKNKASSHKKSSFKSFVKSCVKGTGIGKHKH